In Luteimonas viscosa, the genomic window GCGGCGCCTGGCACTGCAGTTCCGAGGCCGAGGACCGTTACCTGCCCGCGCACTGCCGCGGCTGAATCAGCGCCACCGGGGAGCGGCGCGGGAACCTGGAACGAGGGGGAATGACGATGTCCATGTGGTACTACGCCGATGCCGACCACGCGCGGCAGGGCCCGGTCGATGCGGCCGAACTGGTGCGCCTGCGCCTGCAGGGCCGGCTGGCCTGGGAGACGCTGGTCTGGCGCGAGGGCATGACGGACTGGCAGCCGATGCGCGATTTCGCCGCCGAACTGGCCCAGGCCGACGACCGCGGCGCGGCCGCCGAGGCGCCCGCGGTCGCGGCGCCGCAGGACGAGTCCGACATTCCGTGGGCGGCCGCGGACACCCCGGCCTCGCCCTACGCGCCCCCGATCGCCCCGGTCTCGGCCGATCCGTCGGTGGTGGCGGGCGGCGAAGTGGTGCATGCCGGGTTCTGGAAGCGGTTCGCGGCGATGGTGATCGACGGACTGGTCACCGCGGCCGCCTCGTGGGTGATCCAGATCCCGCTGTTCGTGCTCGCCGGCGCAGCCGGTGCGATGGGCGGGGACCTGCTGTCGACGGGCGGCTCGGTGGGCCTGGTCCTGCTGTCCTATGCGATCGGCATCGTGATCCCGCTGTTCTACTTCGCGTGGATGCACTCGTCCGCCAGCCAGGCCTCGCTGGGCAAGCTGGCGGTGGGGATCAAGGTCACGCGCGGTTCCGGCGAGCGGATCAGCTTCTGGCGCGCATTCGGGCGCTACGCCGCCTACTTCCTGACCGTGCTGTTCAGCTTCGGCATCGGCGCCGTGGTGTCCGCCTTCACCACCGCACTGTCGGAGCGCCGGCAGGCCCTGCACGACATGATCTGCGACACCCTGGTGGTCGACAAATGGGCCTTCACCGACCGCCCGGACCTGCAGCGCCGGGAGCTGGGCGTGGTGACCTGGGTGGTCCTGGTGGTGGGCCTGGGCCTGCTGGGCCTGGCCGTGCTGGGAATCGTGGCCGCGATCGCAATTCCGGCCATGACCGGCTGACCGGAGGCCGGCCGCCGGTCGGTTCTTCGCTTGACACGGCCGCACGGGCCGTGATTCCACTATAAATAGCGCCGCCCCGAGCGGCACCGACCGAACGCCCGGGTCCCCCCGGGCGTCGTAGTCTTCCGATTCCCCCGAGCGGCGTGGCCGGAAGCCGCGCCCGGACACCCAATCCCCGATGCCCAAGAACCTGCTCATCGTCGAATCGCCGGCCAAGGCCAAGACGATCAACAAGTACC contains:
- a CDS encoding RDD family protein encodes the protein MTMSMWYYADADHARQGPVDAAELVRLRLQGRLAWETLVWREGMTDWQPMRDFAAELAQADDRGAAAEAPAVAAPQDESDIPWAAADTPASPYAPPIAPVSADPSVVAGGEVVHAGFWKRFAAMVIDGLVTAAASWVIQIPLFVLAGAAGAMGGDLLSTGGSVGLVLLSYAIGIVIPLFYFAWMHSSASQASLGKLAVGIKVTRGSGERISFWRAFGRYAAYFLTVLFSFGIGAVVSAFTTALSERRQALHDMICDTLVVDKWAFTDRPDLQRRELGVVTWVVLVVGLGLLGLAVLGIVAAIAIPAMTG